Proteins encoded in a region of the Ziziphus jujuba cultivar Dongzao chromosome 3, ASM3175591v1 genome:
- the LOC107421882 gene encoding pentatricopeptide repeat-containing protein At3g24000, mitochondrial-like isoform X2, with protein MFDHVDHFNGFVDSARGCCSSVSGWISSLLSENSGELVYFNALKMVGPPTGFRSLLLPICQVRISPPWSSVPSFFQVTYQSCSAVNLTVSNPTDDLAFKVIPGKFSNGSSPSSIKIETNVRSKPFKFDSKERLRHFSEMLHACASKRCLNEAMAIHGQVIRSGIDPDSHLWVSLVNVYAKCGRPVIAWKVLDKMPERDVVSWTALIQGFVAEGYGSDGVNLFSEMKKDGIKPNEFTLATGLKACSVCLDLEFGKQLHAEAIKVGFFSDLFIGSALVDLYGKCGAMELADGVFFCMPEQNAVSWNALLSGYAQEGNGEKVLELFYRMIESEMRLSNFTLSTVLKGCANSGRLREGQVVHSLAIKGGCELDEILGCSFVDMYSKCGLAIDALNVFMRIKNPDVVAWSAMITCLDKQGLWQEAAYLFRLMRRKGVRPNHFSFSSILSSASHLGDLRFGESIHACIWKFGFENEVLVSNALISMYTKNGSIQDGTQVFEAMKIRDLVSWNALLSGFHDEELCNLGPRIFHQLLVEGFKPNIYTFISILRCCSSLMDVGFGKQIHAHTVKNSLDDNDFVRTALVDMYAKTRLLEDADVVFHRLTNPDLFTWTAIITGYAQTGQAEKAVNCFRKMQREGVKPNEFTLAGCLSACSHIATLENGRQLHSMAIKHGHIEDLFVGSALVDMYAKCGCIEDADAIFEGLVSRDTISWNTIICGYSQHGLEEKALEAFEMMLDQGIIPDEVTFIGIFSACSHLGLVDEGKKHFKSMIEIFKINPIIEHYACIVDILGRAGRFDEVENFIKAMKLAPYSIIWETVLGACKLHGNVELGERAAAKLFEIKPEMDATYILLSNIFAAKGRWDDVRKVRKLMSSQDVKKEPGCSWVEVDGQVHVFVSQDCSHPRIGDIYLKLEELDKKLASAGYIPETANVLHNVTETEKKEHLQYHSERLALGFALISTNPLKTIRIFKNLRICGNCHDVMKLISNIMNREIIVRDIKMFHHFKAGTCSCHDFW; from the exons ATGTTCGACCATGTGGATCATTTTAATGGTTTCGTCGATTCAGCCCGGGGATGTTGCAGTTCTGTAAGTGGATGGATTTCTAGCTTACTCTCAGAAAATAGTGGAGAACTAGTGTA TTTTAATGCGTTGAAAATGGTTGGTCCACCAACTGGCTTTCGAAGCCTCTTGTTGCCCATTTGCCAAGTACGCATTAGTCCCCCTTGGAGTTCAGTACCATCTTTTTTTCAAGTGACATACCAGTCTTGTTCTGCAGTTAATTTGACAGTATCAAACCCCACAGATGATTTAGCTTTCAAAGTAATACCTGGAAAGTTTAGTAATGGAAGCTCGCCTAGTTCAATTAAAATTGAGACGAATGTTAGAAGCAAGCCCTTTAAGTTTGATAGCAAAGAGAGGCTTAGACATTTTTCTGAGATGCTTCATGCATGCGCTTCAAAAAGGTGTTTGAATGAGGCCATGGCTATTCACGGACAGGTAATCAGGAGTGGGATAGACCCAGATTCTCATTTGTGGGTTTCCCTGGTAAATGTTTATGCGAAATGCGGTAGACCCGTCATTGCATGGAAAGTGCTTGATAAGATGCCTGAACGAGATGTTGTGTCTTGGACGGCTTTGATTCAAGGATTTGTAGCTGAAGGATATGGTAGTGATGGTGTTAATTTGTTTTCTGAGATGAAGAAAGATGGAATAAAGCCAAATGAATTTACTTTGGCTACTGGTTTAAAGGCTTGTTCTGTTTGCTTAGATTTAGAATTCGGGAAACAGCTGCATGCAGAAGCTATCAAAGTTGGCTTCTTCTCAGATTTGTTTATTGGCTCTGCTCTTGTCGACCTTTATGGAAAGTGTGGTGCAATGGAGCTTGCAGATGGAGTGTTCTTTTGCATGCCTGAGCAGAATGCTGTGTCCTGGAATGCATTGCTTAGTGGATATGCTCAGGAAGGCAATGGGGAAAAAGTTCTGGAACTGTTTTACAGAATGATTGAATCTGAAATGAGGTTAAGCAACTTCACATTATCCACTGTGCTCAAGGGTTGTGCAAATTCGGGAAGGTTGAGAGAAGGTCAGGTTGTGCATTCCCTAGCCATAAAAGGAGGGTGTGAACTTGATGAAATTCTGGGTTGTAGCTTTGTTGATATGTATTCGAAGTGTGGCCTGGCGATTGATGCATTAAATGTGTTCATGAGGATAAAAAATCCCGATGTAGTGGCCTGGAGTGCAATGATAACTTGCCTTGATAAGCAAGGACTGTGGCAGGAAGCAGCTTACCTCTTTCGTCTGATGAGACGCAAAGGCGTCAGACCAAATCACTTTAGCTTCTCAAGTATCCTTAGTTCTGCCAGTCATCTGGGTGACCTTCGATTTGGTGAAAGCATTCATGCTTGTATTTGGAAATTTGGGTTTGAAAATGAGGTGTTAGTTAGCAATGCTTTGATCTCAATGTACACAAAAAATGGAAGTATTCAAGATGGCACTCAAGTGTTTGAGGCAATGAAAATTCGTGATTTAGTTTCATGGAATGCCCTATTATCTGGATTCCATGATGAAGAACTTTGCAATCTAGGACCAAGAATATTTCATCAATTGCTCGTAGAAGGTTTCAAACCCAATATCTACACATTCATCAGCATTTTAAGGTGTTGTTCAAGCCTTATGGATGTAGGCTTTGGAAAACAAATACATGCACATACTGTCAAAAACAGTCTTGATGATAATGATTTTGTCAGAACAGCTCTGGTTGACATGTATGCCAAAACCAGGCTATTGGAAGATGCAGATGTAGTCTTCCATAGATTAACTAATCCAGACCTCTTCACTTGGACAGCCATCATCACCGGATATGCACAGACTGGTCAGGCAGAGAAGGCTGTTAATTGCTTCCGTAAGATGCAGCGAGAAGGTGTAAAACCAAACGAATTCACTCTTGCTGGGTGTTTAAGTGCTTGCTCGCACATAGCTACCCTGGAAAATGGGCGACAGCTCCATTCTATGGCAATTAAGCATGGCCATATAGAAGATTTATTTGTTGGTAGTGCACTTGTAGATATGTATGCAAAATGTGGATGCATAGAAGATGCTGATGCTATCTTTGAGGGCTTGGTTTCACGGGATACAATTTCATGGAACACCATTATATGTGGATACTCCCAACATGGGCTAGAAGAGAAAGCTCTTGAAGCGTTTGAGATGATGTTAGATCAAGGCATCATTCCGGATGAGGTCACCTTCATAGGTATTTTTTCTGCATGCAGCCATCTGGGTTTAGTTGACGAAGGAAAAAAGCACTTTAAATCTATGATTGAAATTTTTAAGATTAATCCTATAATTGAGCATTATGCTTGTATTGTTGATATTCTTGGTCGAGCTGGAAGGTTTGATGAGGTTGAAAACTTTATCAAGGCTATGAAATTAGCACCATATTCCATCATTTGGGAGACTGTTCTTGGAGCTTGTAAACTGCACGGTAATGTGGAATTAGGAGAAAGAGCTGCAGCTAAGCTTTTCGAGATCAAACCTGAGATGGATGCTACTTATATTTTGCTATCAAATATTTTTGCTGCCAAAGGTAGATGGGATGATGTTAGAAAGGTCAGGAAATTAATGTCTAGTCAGGATGTTAAAAAGGAACCTGGGTGTAGCTGGGTTGAGGTTGATGGACAAGTCCATGTGTTTGTCTCTCAAGATTGTTCACACCCTAGAATTGGGGATATTTACTTAAAATTAGAGGAACTAGACAAAAAATTGGCATCAGCAGGTTATATACCGGAGACAGCAAATGTACTTCATAATGTAACTGAAACAGAAAAGAAGGAACACCTTCAATACCATAGTGAAAGGTTGGCTCTTGGTTTTGCCCTTATAAGTACCAATCCTCTGAAAACAATACGGATTTTCAAAAATCTACGCATCTGTGGTAATTGCCATGATGTTATGAAGCTCATCTCAAACATCATGAATCGGGAGATAATTGTTCGTGATATTAAGATGTTCCATCATTTTAAGGCTGGCACTTGCTCttgccatgatttttggtga
- the LOC107421882 gene encoding pentatricopeptide repeat-containing protein At3g24000, mitochondrial-like isoform X1 — protein MWIILMVSSIQPGDVAVLFNALKMVGPPTGFRSLLLPICQVRISPPWSSVPSFFQVTYQSCSAVNLTVSNPTDDLAFKVIPGKFSNGSSPSSIKIETNVRSKPFKFDSKERLRHFSEMLHACASKRCLNEAMAIHGQVIRSGIDPDSHLWVSLVNVYAKCGRPVIAWKVLDKMPERDVVSWTALIQGFVAEGYGSDGVNLFSEMKKDGIKPNEFTLATGLKACSVCLDLEFGKQLHAEAIKVGFFSDLFIGSALVDLYGKCGAMELADGVFFCMPEQNAVSWNALLSGYAQEGNGEKVLELFYRMIESEMRLSNFTLSTVLKGCANSGRLREGQVVHSLAIKGGCELDEILGCSFVDMYSKCGLAIDALNVFMRIKNPDVVAWSAMITCLDKQGLWQEAAYLFRLMRRKGVRPNHFSFSSILSSASHLGDLRFGESIHACIWKFGFENEVLVSNALISMYTKNGSIQDGTQVFEAMKIRDLVSWNALLSGFHDEELCNLGPRIFHQLLVEGFKPNIYTFISILRCCSSLMDVGFGKQIHAHTVKNSLDDNDFVRTALVDMYAKTRLLEDADVVFHRLTNPDLFTWTAIITGYAQTGQAEKAVNCFRKMQREGVKPNEFTLAGCLSACSHIATLENGRQLHSMAIKHGHIEDLFVGSALVDMYAKCGCIEDADAIFEGLVSRDTISWNTIICGYSQHGLEEKALEAFEMMLDQGIIPDEVTFIGIFSACSHLGLVDEGKKHFKSMIEIFKINPIIEHYACIVDILGRAGRFDEVENFIKAMKLAPYSIIWETVLGACKLHGNVELGERAAAKLFEIKPEMDATYILLSNIFAAKGRWDDVRKVRKLMSSQDVKKEPGCSWVEVDGQVHVFVSQDCSHPRIGDIYLKLEELDKKLASAGYIPETANVLHNVTETEKKEHLQYHSERLALGFALISTNPLKTIRIFKNLRICGNCHDVMKLISNIMNREIIVRDIKMFHHFKAGTCSCHDFW, from the exons ATGTGGATCATTTTAATGGTTTCGTCGATTCAGCCCGGGGATGTTGCAGTTCT TTTTAATGCGTTGAAAATGGTTGGTCCACCAACTGGCTTTCGAAGCCTCTTGTTGCCCATTTGCCAAGTACGCATTAGTCCCCCTTGGAGTTCAGTACCATCTTTTTTTCAAGTGACATACCAGTCTTGTTCTGCAGTTAATTTGACAGTATCAAACCCCACAGATGATTTAGCTTTCAAAGTAATACCTGGAAAGTTTAGTAATGGAAGCTCGCCTAGTTCAATTAAAATTGAGACGAATGTTAGAAGCAAGCCCTTTAAGTTTGATAGCAAAGAGAGGCTTAGACATTTTTCTGAGATGCTTCATGCATGCGCTTCAAAAAGGTGTTTGAATGAGGCCATGGCTATTCACGGACAGGTAATCAGGAGTGGGATAGACCCAGATTCTCATTTGTGGGTTTCCCTGGTAAATGTTTATGCGAAATGCGGTAGACCCGTCATTGCATGGAAAGTGCTTGATAAGATGCCTGAACGAGATGTTGTGTCTTGGACGGCTTTGATTCAAGGATTTGTAGCTGAAGGATATGGTAGTGATGGTGTTAATTTGTTTTCTGAGATGAAGAAAGATGGAATAAAGCCAAATGAATTTACTTTGGCTACTGGTTTAAAGGCTTGTTCTGTTTGCTTAGATTTAGAATTCGGGAAACAGCTGCATGCAGAAGCTATCAAAGTTGGCTTCTTCTCAGATTTGTTTATTGGCTCTGCTCTTGTCGACCTTTATGGAAAGTGTGGTGCAATGGAGCTTGCAGATGGAGTGTTCTTTTGCATGCCTGAGCAGAATGCTGTGTCCTGGAATGCATTGCTTAGTGGATATGCTCAGGAAGGCAATGGGGAAAAAGTTCTGGAACTGTTTTACAGAATGATTGAATCTGAAATGAGGTTAAGCAACTTCACATTATCCACTGTGCTCAAGGGTTGTGCAAATTCGGGAAGGTTGAGAGAAGGTCAGGTTGTGCATTCCCTAGCCATAAAAGGAGGGTGTGAACTTGATGAAATTCTGGGTTGTAGCTTTGTTGATATGTATTCGAAGTGTGGCCTGGCGATTGATGCATTAAATGTGTTCATGAGGATAAAAAATCCCGATGTAGTGGCCTGGAGTGCAATGATAACTTGCCTTGATAAGCAAGGACTGTGGCAGGAAGCAGCTTACCTCTTTCGTCTGATGAGACGCAAAGGCGTCAGACCAAATCACTTTAGCTTCTCAAGTATCCTTAGTTCTGCCAGTCATCTGGGTGACCTTCGATTTGGTGAAAGCATTCATGCTTGTATTTGGAAATTTGGGTTTGAAAATGAGGTGTTAGTTAGCAATGCTTTGATCTCAATGTACACAAAAAATGGAAGTATTCAAGATGGCACTCAAGTGTTTGAGGCAATGAAAATTCGTGATTTAGTTTCATGGAATGCCCTATTATCTGGATTCCATGATGAAGAACTTTGCAATCTAGGACCAAGAATATTTCATCAATTGCTCGTAGAAGGTTTCAAACCCAATATCTACACATTCATCAGCATTTTAAGGTGTTGTTCAAGCCTTATGGATGTAGGCTTTGGAAAACAAATACATGCACATACTGTCAAAAACAGTCTTGATGATAATGATTTTGTCAGAACAGCTCTGGTTGACATGTATGCCAAAACCAGGCTATTGGAAGATGCAGATGTAGTCTTCCATAGATTAACTAATCCAGACCTCTTCACTTGGACAGCCATCATCACCGGATATGCACAGACTGGTCAGGCAGAGAAGGCTGTTAATTGCTTCCGTAAGATGCAGCGAGAAGGTGTAAAACCAAACGAATTCACTCTTGCTGGGTGTTTAAGTGCTTGCTCGCACATAGCTACCCTGGAAAATGGGCGACAGCTCCATTCTATGGCAATTAAGCATGGCCATATAGAAGATTTATTTGTTGGTAGTGCACTTGTAGATATGTATGCAAAATGTGGATGCATAGAAGATGCTGATGCTATCTTTGAGGGCTTGGTTTCACGGGATACAATTTCATGGAACACCATTATATGTGGATACTCCCAACATGGGCTAGAAGAGAAAGCTCTTGAAGCGTTTGAGATGATGTTAGATCAAGGCATCATTCCGGATGAGGTCACCTTCATAGGTATTTTTTCTGCATGCAGCCATCTGGGTTTAGTTGACGAAGGAAAAAAGCACTTTAAATCTATGATTGAAATTTTTAAGATTAATCCTATAATTGAGCATTATGCTTGTATTGTTGATATTCTTGGTCGAGCTGGAAGGTTTGATGAGGTTGAAAACTTTATCAAGGCTATGAAATTAGCACCATATTCCATCATTTGGGAGACTGTTCTTGGAGCTTGTAAACTGCACGGTAATGTGGAATTAGGAGAAAGAGCTGCAGCTAAGCTTTTCGAGATCAAACCTGAGATGGATGCTACTTATATTTTGCTATCAAATATTTTTGCTGCCAAAGGTAGATGGGATGATGTTAGAAAGGTCAGGAAATTAATGTCTAGTCAGGATGTTAAAAAGGAACCTGGGTGTAGCTGGGTTGAGGTTGATGGACAAGTCCATGTGTTTGTCTCTCAAGATTGTTCACACCCTAGAATTGGGGATATTTACTTAAAATTAGAGGAACTAGACAAAAAATTGGCATCAGCAGGTTATATACCGGAGACAGCAAATGTACTTCATAATGTAACTGAAACAGAAAAGAAGGAACACCTTCAATACCATAGTGAAAGGTTGGCTCTTGGTTTTGCCCTTATAAGTACCAATCCTCTGAAAACAATACGGATTTTCAAAAATCTACGCATCTGTGGTAATTGCCATGATGTTATGAAGCTCATCTCAAACATCATGAATCGGGAGATAATTGTTCGTGATATTAAGATGTTCCATCATTTTAAGGCTGGCACTTGCTCttgccatgatttttggtga
- the LOC107421882 gene encoding pentatricopeptide repeat-containing protein At3g24000, mitochondrial-like isoform X3 produces MDCSFNALKMVGPPTGFRSLLLPICQVRISPPWSSVPSFFQVTYQSCSAVNLTVSNPTDDLAFKVIPGKFSNGSSPSSIKIETNVRSKPFKFDSKERLRHFSEMLHACASKRCLNEAMAIHGQVIRSGIDPDSHLWVSLVNVYAKCGRPVIAWKVLDKMPERDVVSWTALIQGFVAEGYGSDGVNLFSEMKKDGIKPNEFTLATGLKACSVCLDLEFGKQLHAEAIKVGFFSDLFIGSALVDLYGKCGAMELADGVFFCMPEQNAVSWNALLSGYAQEGNGEKVLELFYRMIESEMRLSNFTLSTVLKGCANSGRLREGQVVHSLAIKGGCELDEILGCSFVDMYSKCGLAIDALNVFMRIKNPDVVAWSAMITCLDKQGLWQEAAYLFRLMRRKGVRPNHFSFSSILSSASHLGDLRFGESIHACIWKFGFENEVLVSNALISMYTKNGSIQDGTQVFEAMKIRDLVSWNALLSGFHDEELCNLGPRIFHQLLVEGFKPNIYTFISILRCCSSLMDVGFGKQIHAHTVKNSLDDNDFVRTALVDMYAKTRLLEDADVVFHRLTNPDLFTWTAIITGYAQTGQAEKAVNCFRKMQREGVKPNEFTLAGCLSACSHIATLENGRQLHSMAIKHGHIEDLFVGSALVDMYAKCGCIEDADAIFEGLVSRDTISWNTIICGYSQHGLEEKALEAFEMMLDQGIIPDEVTFIGIFSACSHLGLVDEGKKHFKSMIEIFKINPIIEHYACIVDILGRAGRFDEVENFIKAMKLAPYSIIWETVLGACKLHGNVELGERAAAKLFEIKPEMDATYILLSNIFAAKGRWDDVRKVRKLMSSQDVKKEPGCSWVEVDGQVHVFVSQDCSHPRIGDIYLKLEELDKKLASAGYIPETANVLHNVTETEKKEHLQYHSERLALGFALISTNPLKTIRIFKNLRICGNCHDVMKLISNIMNREIIVRDIKMFHHFKAGTCSCHDFW; encoded by the coding sequence ATGGACTGCAGTTTTAATGCGTTGAAAATGGTTGGTCCACCAACTGGCTTTCGAAGCCTCTTGTTGCCCATTTGCCAAGTACGCATTAGTCCCCCTTGGAGTTCAGTACCATCTTTTTTTCAAGTGACATACCAGTCTTGTTCTGCAGTTAATTTGACAGTATCAAACCCCACAGATGATTTAGCTTTCAAAGTAATACCTGGAAAGTTTAGTAATGGAAGCTCGCCTAGTTCAATTAAAATTGAGACGAATGTTAGAAGCAAGCCCTTTAAGTTTGATAGCAAAGAGAGGCTTAGACATTTTTCTGAGATGCTTCATGCATGCGCTTCAAAAAGGTGTTTGAATGAGGCCATGGCTATTCACGGACAGGTAATCAGGAGTGGGATAGACCCAGATTCTCATTTGTGGGTTTCCCTGGTAAATGTTTATGCGAAATGCGGTAGACCCGTCATTGCATGGAAAGTGCTTGATAAGATGCCTGAACGAGATGTTGTGTCTTGGACGGCTTTGATTCAAGGATTTGTAGCTGAAGGATATGGTAGTGATGGTGTTAATTTGTTTTCTGAGATGAAGAAAGATGGAATAAAGCCAAATGAATTTACTTTGGCTACTGGTTTAAAGGCTTGTTCTGTTTGCTTAGATTTAGAATTCGGGAAACAGCTGCATGCAGAAGCTATCAAAGTTGGCTTCTTCTCAGATTTGTTTATTGGCTCTGCTCTTGTCGACCTTTATGGAAAGTGTGGTGCAATGGAGCTTGCAGATGGAGTGTTCTTTTGCATGCCTGAGCAGAATGCTGTGTCCTGGAATGCATTGCTTAGTGGATATGCTCAGGAAGGCAATGGGGAAAAAGTTCTGGAACTGTTTTACAGAATGATTGAATCTGAAATGAGGTTAAGCAACTTCACATTATCCACTGTGCTCAAGGGTTGTGCAAATTCGGGAAGGTTGAGAGAAGGTCAGGTTGTGCATTCCCTAGCCATAAAAGGAGGGTGTGAACTTGATGAAATTCTGGGTTGTAGCTTTGTTGATATGTATTCGAAGTGTGGCCTGGCGATTGATGCATTAAATGTGTTCATGAGGATAAAAAATCCCGATGTAGTGGCCTGGAGTGCAATGATAACTTGCCTTGATAAGCAAGGACTGTGGCAGGAAGCAGCTTACCTCTTTCGTCTGATGAGACGCAAAGGCGTCAGACCAAATCACTTTAGCTTCTCAAGTATCCTTAGTTCTGCCAGTCATCTGGGTGACCTTCGATTTGGTGAAAGCATTCATGCTTGTATTTGGAAATTTGGGTTTGAAAATGAGGTGTTAGTTAGCAATGCTTTGATCTCAATGTACACAAAAAATGGAAGTATTCAAGATGGCACTCAAGTGTTTGAGGCAATGAAAATTCGTGATTTAGTTTCATGGAATGCCCTATTATCTGGATTCCATGATGAAGAACTTTGCAATCTAGGACCAAGAATATTTCATCAATTGCTCGTAGAAGGTTTCAAACCCAATATCTACACATTCATCAGCATTTTAAGGTGTTGTTCAAGCCTTATGGATGTAGGCTTTGGAAAACAAATACATGCACATACTGTCAAAAACAGTCTTGATGATAATGATTTTGTCAGAACAGCTCTGGTTGACATGTATGCCAAAACCAGGCTATTGGAAGATGCAGATGTAGTCTTCCATAGATTAACTAATCCAGACCTCTTCACTTGGACAGCCATCATCACCGGATATGCACAGACTGGTCAGGCAGAGAAGGCTGTTAATTGCTTCCGTAAGATGCAGCGAGAAGGTGTAAAACCAAACGAATTCACTCTTGCTGGGTGTTTAAGTGCTTGCTCGCACATAGCTACCCTGGAAAATGGGCGACAGCTCCATTCTATGGCAATTAAGCATGGCCATATAGAAGATTTATTTGTTGGTAGTGCACTTGTAGATATGTATGCAAAATGTGGATGCATAGAAGATGCTGATGCTATCTTTGAGGGCTTGGTTTCACGGGATACAATTTCATGGAACACCATTATATGTGGATACTCCCAACATGGGCTAGAAGAGAAAGCTCTTGAAGCGTTTGAGATGATGTTAGATCAAGGCATCATTCCGGATGAGGTCACCTTCATAGGTATTTTTTCTGCATGCAGCCATCTGGGTTTAGTTGACGAAGGAAAAAAGCACTTTAAATCTATGATTGAAATTTTTAAGATTAATCCTATAATTGAGCATTATGCTTGTATTGTTGATATTCTTGGTCGAGCTGGAAGGTTTGATGAGGTTGAAAACTTTATCAAGGCTATGAAATTAGCACCATATTCCATCATTTGGGAGACTGTTCTTGGAGCTTGTAAACTGCACGGTAATGTGGAATTAGGAGAAAGAGCTGCAGCTAAGCTTTTCGAGATCAAACCTGAGATGGATGCTACTTATATTTTGCTATCAAATATTTTTGCTGCCAAAGGTAGATGGGATGATGTTAGAAAGGTCAGGAAATTAATGTCTAGTCAGGATGTTAAAAAGGAACCTGGGTGTAGCTGGGTTGAGGTTGATGGACAAGTCCATGTGTTTGTCTCTCAAGATTGTTCACACCCTAGAATTGGGGATATTTACTTAAAATTAGAGGAACTAGACAAAAAATTGGCATCAGCAGGTTATATACCGGAGACAGCAAATGTACTTCATAATGTAACTGAAACAGAAAAGAAGGAACACCTTCAATACCATAGTGAAAGGTTGGCTCTTGGTTTTGCCCTTATAAGTACCAATCCTCTGAAAACAATACGGATTTTCAAAAATCTACGCATCTGTGGTAATTGCCATGATGTTATGAAGCTCATCTCAAACATCATGAATCGGGAGATAATTGTTCGTGATATTAAGATGTTCCATCATTTTAAGGCTGGCACTTGCTCttgccatgatttttggtga